Genomic DNA from Bemisia tabaci chromosome 2, PGI_BMITA_v3:
CAGAGCACACCAGCTCTCATACAAGTTAACTTCGAAACGAAAACGACTTTACCCAGAAGTCTCGCAGATAGACTCCCTTTGCACGTCGTAATTTCGTTCGACCAGTTGACTAGCTAGCATTTTCGCTATTACACATATTGGACGGAGGGTAGACTCATATATGAAGATAAGTTATTCAGTGGTAAGATGGGGCAGAGTGGCCGTAGCTGGGTTTCTTGTATTCCTGGGGATGGGAGATGTGGGCGGTCTGGACATGAGCGACGAATCCGTGTCCATCGTCGGAGTAGTGGACGATGCGCTCTCCACCGTAGGGTTCGACGAGCTTGTAGTAGCCCTTGACGTAGTGTCCGTCACCACTCTCTTCCTGGCTCTTGATGTCGTGGGTGTGGGGGTCGTTGACCTCGTATTTGTACTGGTACTTGATTGGCTCAGAGGGGTAGGATGGCTCGTGGTGGCCGTAGGAAGATTCCTGGTGTCCGTATTGGGCGCTCACGGCGGCCACGAGGGCGAAGAGGGCGatgaactgaaaaataaaaacatgtgtttttcagtcaaaattatGATATGACTGAAACTACAATTTTGGTAAGTCGCGCCAAGTCCATAATTGTATTTTGATGATGGGCCATTAGAGAAGGTGCGAATTTAATAATTCTATTACATGTTTCCGTATAGGTCTCAATGGAGGTCAATCACGGAACCAATTAACTAGATTTGTAAACAACTTATCACTGAAGTGGAATCAAGATATCAGTAGCATAGATAATCAGATTGGAAAACCCAATGTAATAGAGAAAGCAAAGTGAGCGGAATAAGAAAATGCATaagcaattaaaaataaaatacatatatttataaatgcaatttttattttttgaaaaagaacaaagaGATGACCCATAAATGATTCTgcatttcatacttttttaatGATAAAAGTTAGATAATTCTTTCATTGAAGATCACTAGGATTACCCAAGTGTTAGGAGTCATTAGTCCTAAAAACGTTACTTCGCATTATTTTCGAATGAGAATCTGGCAGAAATGTTCCATGCGGTAAGAAATGATGAATGGGTGCCGGTGCACTCTAAAATTTTTAACGGGATTTGCTAGCATCGTgttaatttgatcaaataaaactGAACGAAGTGATaatcataataatttttttttaaacaaaagtaACTATTCAAAGGGTTTACGCAAAGAAATAACTTTAAAAGTGACGAAAAGTAACCAATCATTGATTACCTACAATGAGCCACTacattatagaaaaaaaatcatcacaaCAGAATAAGTTTCCGCACCAAAACTCAACGCGATACGATTAAAACAGTGAAAATGtccaaattcaattttgagtgaCAATTTAGCGTTCCGTATCCCTCCGTGATCTGAAATTCTGCTTGACAAAAACCACAATCTAAACGAGTCAAATCAGGCACTTTACTACTTTTACAAGAACCCCGGTTCAAAAGTGGCTACTTATCTGCCGAACTGCATGAGTTTTCAGTGGCAGATTTGACTTATGTTGACTCCAATTATTTTATGATCAAAGAATTTTGATTCACGTTTGCTTATGTGGACCCTAAAATCTACTTTTTCCCTCATGAGTTTATTCAAtacattttacgtaaaattgtTTGATTATCACTCGTCTTGGTGTTTTAATTCTTTTAGTTCGTATGAATCCAACTAGCACATTCACACAAACTAGATTATATCTGACCACTTATACGACGTTTCAACAAATATTGATTCTAACTATCTCATTTAATTCGACTATTCTTTAACTTAGACTAACTTTTAATGTCGATTTCCACCGCAGTCTTTTctatttgttttgaaattaaattttcatttttattactttttttgattattaatttcaatatcgCTTTTCACACATTCTCAAATTACAATAAAGATAATTTTTCCAAgcgtataaaaatatattattacCTTGTACATGGTGTTTTTGAGGAGCTATAAGTGACACTGCACACTGATTGAAGTCAAGAGCAACTATGATATTAGTGCTCATTCGTCAGATATTATATAGCTGCAGTGGccgattttgaaataattttcgtATAATGTGAAGCAAAAAAGTCATAAATGAAAAAGGAGGTGTTTATCTCACGTGATCGCCAAAAAACCAATGTGACATAAAAAAGTCAGTAACTAATGACGACGTAAAAAAAGCTAGCGGTGAAGTATGTCCGGCCGGCACACGCGCCAGGCAGGTTTGCCAGTTTCCTTAAGTATTCATTACTTTGAAAGTTCAGGAGAATTTTATAGGGAGAAAACCTGATGTGACaatttgaatttaattaatATGTAAGCATGGCTGTTTCAAGAacagaaaacgaaaaaaattctcgcgAAGAGCTTAAGAACGCAcacaaaatttgtttaatttgaCAACCGTGGACTCAAATGCAGATGTTATTACTTAATACCGATTGGTCCTTTCATTTAGTGCTTTTAAAGAAGCCGTTTATTTGCAAATAACTTGTGGGCGTCCAGTCTTCTATTATTTCCACGAAAACGAGATCATGACCATCGGGGCCTGGCTCAAAAGTTATGGACTGGGTACGAAAAAAATCGCTTGTTAATCAAAAATCCTTTTTTATCGTCGAACCTGCAACAATAGTATGTACAAGCAGGTAAATTCCGCACGTGGTGTTGGAAGATCGCGCCTTAAGAATGTATCCCTTTTATCATATTTAGTTTTAAGCTTGTTCCTAGCTACCTAACGAATCATAATCTCCCTAAAATATTGTGTTAGTCTTTACCAATACTTCACTGTTTTTGGGCGCTTACGGCGCATAATGTGCGAAATGAACTACTGCTCGCTGCTTTCAAATACATGTATGAAGCCGCTTATTGTTTCCGATTCAAAataaacaagctgctggttccaacactactgtgttggagagctcgcctttgggaaactattaacaactattaatgattttttctgaaattgtatatgtattaaatgaatctttacccaattatcagaggttacatgccgatgcaaaatgttatgacgtaatttcatatgacaaatttttcacattacaataaataaagagaaataaagagagagaaatggaattatcttttatgaatgtgattttgcggcaaatgttgcaatggctatttttgccatcgcatttttgtttctggctttcatcgttgataagctttttcttaacttgtcaccaatgtaatgaaaccatatgatttaattttaatttttttttttaaatcaagtcgccaacttgaattaaggttatactttgttaagctggcagtctgaaattctgaatttttatcggcacagagttcaaagaaactataatttagcacggtttggaggaacgtttctgccataattcttacacaatacttatggtatacactaagagctgaaaaggaattcacttgaattttagcgtggagctcgagagaccacttcaagcctttgtatgcgagtggctcaatggagcacatcacgcctttgtaggtatggggtggctcaatggagcacctcgcgcactataaatagcacggagctcgaaagagcacttcatgcatctgtattttaaggttaaaacgaactctaaagaaactcaatgcgaggctcaaacgaattctcaagcattctaaatgcgaggctcaaacgaattcccaagcattcttgatgcgaggggctcaaacgaatcctaaagcattcttaatatgaggtttaaacaaactctgaaaggatcccaatgcgagtctcaaccgagctctcaagcatgcaattattttgaggttaattaaccttctatggtaccaataacggcaatcttaaggattatccattaattatgcgcaaatctcaatcttagtcttagtaacttaaaattaattgaacaaattattaaatcacgtcgaggtcaccatgttttttattttaagaaataataacaattgcaagtacaactgcacacaaaaactgcattgaaaagataagaggatgataacatacaattaggttatttgatataaaaccatagcaacatgctatgatatgctcggccactgg
This window encodes:
- the LOC109040133 gene encoding cuticle protein 8, producing the protein MYKFIALFALVAAVSAQYGHQESSYGHHEPSYPSEPIKYQYKYEVNDPHTHDIKSQEESGDGHYVKGYYKLVEPYGGERIVHYSDDGHGFVAHVQTAHISHPQEYKKPSYGHSAPSYH